ATATAGTACCTTTGTTAGAGTTTACAGACTGGGCTAATTCTTACTGAACCCCAAGCTGCAAAAATTCACAGTTTTAatacagaaaataaataaatgaataaatgtgACAACAAATCAGAGGCATATGGCAGGTGGTATGATGGGAAAGTACAGCAGCATGTTGCACCACCAAAACTGTGGAGCCAAACTGTCAAAACCAAAAGGTTATGAAATCATGAATCGAATTTAAATCAAAACCCTCCCTTTAAGTGATCCACCCTCATCACCCATCCCCACCCATTGAAATGACTCAGTCTCTAAGGACAATCTGCCCCATTCTCCCAGTACAACCATTTACTCCAAAGGAACCCAACAAACCCCTTTAGACTCTCTCAACAATGGTAGATGGGAAACTCATGCATTTGAATGAAATAAAATCATCACTCTCTATAAAGATGGAAACTCATCCTGGTCTATGGTATATTAGAGACCTGGGTGGGGGCCTCCCTGCCTTCGCTCCCTCGGGCTCTGCTCTCAGGGCTCCCTCATACTGGTGTGGTGCGGCGGTTGGCTGTGTTGGTGTTGGCCGAGTCTTTTTCCTTCTGAATACAGTTGTGGACCTGCAGGAAGGTATGGTCCCTCTCCGAGTTGTAGGTGGCGGTTGGCGTGCCCCCGGCCTTCAGGGTGTCCCGGGGCAGCGTGTACATGGAGATCTCTGTAGAGGGTAGCGCGCTGAAGCCCTTGAGGCCCACAGGCGAGGTGTCGCGGGAGTGCGAGGGGTCTGTGGACCGGGAGGAGGAGCGCGAGCGGCGTCGGTAGCGGTAACGGTAGGATGGGATGCGTGTGATGGCCGAGGCCTGGAGGTAGTCGGCAGCCCTGGCCCCTGCCCGGAGCTGCCGATGGCGGTCGATGAACATGTGGGCTGCCAGGACGCCCACCATCTCGGCCATTATGAAGGACAGGGCTCCGAAGTAGAAGGACCAGCCGTAGGAGTAGCTGTTCTTCTTCGAGTCGCTCTTAGAGGGGTCCCCTGCGTTGGCTGATATGTACACGATGATCCCGATGATGTTGCTCAGGCCTGGGGGTGGGGGGTTGGAGGGGCGAGATGAGAGAACAGAGGAATTATGCAATCGGTTAAGACAGGACATTTACCTTTTCTAGGCATACCACATACGCAGTAGTCTGAGTGCATCTATCCACCACAGTGAATATGCCATTACCAAGACAAACCTTTTCAGACAAGTACCACAGACTCACCAAAGGATaatgtacatacatactgtacttcTCACTGTCAGAAATATGACTGAATACGAACCAGAAATATGACCCAAGCCAGAGCCTCTGCCCTTATAGTGTTTAAGAACAAAGACTGAGATCCTGAGTCAGATCAGTTGGGACAGCACATAACATGATCATTCATCTGATTCACAAAGGGATCACATCCTATGACAGAGATAATAATCATATaatcatatacactgagtgtgcaaaacattaggaacaccttctctttcgatgacatagactgaccaggtgaatccaggtgaaatatattgatgtcacttgttaaatccactttaatcagtgtagatgaaggagaggagtcaGTTTAAAGAagcatttttaagccttgagacagtttagacatggattgtgtatgtgtgccattcagagggtgaatgggaaagacaaaatactGAAGTACCTTTGAATGGGGTacagtagtaggtgccaggcgcactggtttgagtgtttCAAGAGctacaacgctgctgggtttttcacactcaacagtttcctctgtgtatcaagaatgatccatcACCCAAGGGACCAgccaacatgacagaactgtgggactcactggagccaacatgacagaactgtgggactcactggagtcaacatgacagaactgtgggactcactggagtcaacatgacagaactgtgggactcactggagccaacatgacagaactgtgggactcactggagccaacatgacagaactgtgggactcactggagtcaacatgacataactgtgggactcactggagccaacatgacagaactgtgggactcactggagccaacatgacagaactgtgggactcactggagccaacatgacagaactgtgggactcactggagccaacatgacagaactgtgggactcactggagccaacatgacagaactgtgggactcactggagtcaacatgacagaactgtgggactcactggagccaacatgacagaactgtgggactcactggagccaacatgacagaactgtgggactcactggagccaacatgacagaactgtgggactcactggaggcaacatgacagaactgtgggactcactggagccaacatgacagaactgtgggactcactggagtcaacatgacagaactgtgggactcactggagccaacatgacagaactgtgggactcactggagccaacatgacagaactgtgggactcactggagccaacatgacagaactgtgggactcactggaggcaacatgacagaactgtgggactcactggagccaacatgacagaactgtgggactcactggagtcaacatgacagaactgtgggactcactggagtcaacatgacagaactgtgggactcactggagccaacatgacagaactgtgggactcactggagccaacatgacagaactgtgggactcactggagccaacatgacagaactgtgggactcactggagccaacatgacagaactgtgggactcactggagccaacatgacagaactgtgggactcactggagccaacatgacagaactgtgggactcactggagccaacatgacagaactgtgggactcactctagccaacatgacagaactgtgggactcactggaatcaacatgacagaactgtgggactcactggagccaacatgacagaactgtgggactcactggagccaacatgacagaactgtgggactcactggagccaacatgacagaactgtgggactcactggaggcaacatgacagaactgtgggactcactggagccaacatgacagaactgtgggactcactggagtcaacatgacagaactgtgggactcactggagtcaacatgacagaactgtgggactcactggagccaacatgacagaactgtgggactcactggagccaacatgacagaactgtgggactcactggagccaacatgacagaactgtgggactcactggagccaacatgacagaactgtgggactcactggagccaacatgacagaactgtgggactcactggagccaacatgacagaactgtgggactcactggagccaacatgacagaactgtgggactcactggagccaacatgacagaactgtgggactcactggaatcaacatgacagaactgtgggactcactggagccaacatgacagaactgtgggactcactggagccaacatgacagaactgtgggactcactggagccaacatgacagaactgtgggactcactggaggcaacatgacagaactgtgggactcac
The sequence above is a segment of the Oncorhynchus gorbuscha isolate QuinsamMale2020 ecotype Even-year linkage group LG16, OgorEven_v1.0, whole genome shotgun sequence genome. Coding sequences within it:
- the LOC124000335 gene encoding voltage-dependent calcium channel gamma-2 subunit; the protein is MECGNMGLFDRGVQMLLTTVGAFAAFSLMTIAVGTDYWLYSRGTCKSKSVSDNETSKKNEEVMTHSGLWRTCCLEGNFKGMCKQIDHFPEDTDYEADPSEYFLRAVRASSIFPILSVILLFMGGLCIAASEFYKSRHNIILSAGIFFVSAGLSNIIGIIVYISANAGDPSKSDSKKNSYSYGWSFYFGALSFIMAEMVGVLAAHMFIDRHRQLRAGARAADYLQASAITRIPSYRYRYRRRSRSSSRSTDPSHSRDTSPVGLKGFSALPSTEISMYTLPRDTLKAGGTPTATYNSERDHTFLQVHNCIQKEKDSANTNTANRRTTPV